A window from Leptothermofonsia sichuanensis E412 encodes these proteins:
- a CDS encoding DUF928 domain-containing protein — MATPRFLITSATAALVLQSFSFLNATEPASSNPFPLTLAAPASAAQTVYTPPLRPKPIFRTDSTGSRGCFQKDKPAQLSLLVPERHIGQTVSARPSFFWYLENAKVARFALVEFGVAKPLFEKTLQADKAGIMRVDLPQDAPELAVGKEYRWSVTVACNPNRPSDYVAFNQSFVERVAPSPGLSQQLARAKTTLERARAYAQNGLWYDALGSLSDASEKDPSARNEMLFMLDQVGLTRVTGFARRNDQAMKFR; from the coding sequence ATGGCTACCCCCCGCTTCTTAATTACGTCCGCCACGGCTGCCCTGGTGTTGCAGTCGTTTAGCTTCCTCAATGCAACAGAACCAGCCTCATCCAACCCATTTCCTTTGACCCTGGCAGCACCTGCTTCCGCTGCCCAAACCGTTTATACTCCTCCCTTACGTCCCAAACCAATTTTCCGGACTGACAGCACGGGTTCACGGGGTTGCTTCCAAAAGGACAAACCCGCTCAATTGAGCCTGCTGGTGCCAGAACGCCACATTGGGCAAACCGTGTCAGCCCGTCCCAGCTTTTTCTGGTATTTAGAAAATGCCAAAGTTGCCAGGTTTGCCCTGGTTGAGTTTGGAGTGGCAAAGCCCTTGTTTGAGAAAACCCTGCAAGCAGACAAAGCTGGAATTATGCGGGTTGATCTGCCTCAAGATGCCCCGGAATTAGCGGTTGGTAAGGAATACCGATGGTCTGTGACGGTTGCCTGTAACCCCAACCGCCCATCCGACTATGTTGCCTTTAATCAATCGTTTGTTGAACGGGTTGCCCCTTCCCCTGGACTCTCTCAGCAACTTGCCAGAGCAAAGACCACCCTGGAGCGTGCCCGCGCCTATGCCCAGAATGGATTGTGGTACGATGCCCTAGGTTCTCTCTCCGATGCCAGCGAGAAAGACCCCTCTGCCCGCAACGAAATGCTTTTCATGCTTGACCAGGTGGGCTTAACCCGGGTTACAGGGTTTGCCCGTAGAAATGATCAGGCAATGAAATTCCGCTAA
- the purQ gene encoding phosphoribosylformylglycinamidine synthase subunit PurQ: MAIKFGVIVFPGSNCDRDVAYVTRTLLNQPTRMVWHEDSDLSDLDVVIVPGGFSYGDYLRCGAIARFSPAMQSAIDHARQGKFLLGICNGFQVLTEAGLLPGALVRNRDLHFVCDRVPLKVERTDLPWTQTYQSGEIITIPIAHGEGSYYADANTLAELETHGQVVFRYCTADGKIDPSSNPNGSLNNIAGICNRQGNILGMMPHPERASDPAIGGTDGIRLFQGLLKVAGIVE, encoded by the coding sequence GTGGCAATCAAGTTTGGTGTGATTGTGTTTCCAGGTTCTAATTGCGATCGCGATGTTGCCTATGTCACCCGAACGCTGTTGAATCAGCCAACCCGGATGGTCTGGCACGAAGATAGCGACCTGTCAGATCTGGATGTGGTGATTGTGCCCGGTGGGTTTAGCTATGGAGATTATCTGCGCTGTGGGGCAATTGCCCGGTTTTCGCCAGCCATGCAGTCTGCGATTGACCATGCCAGGCAGGGTAAGTTTTTGCTGGGCATTTGTAATGGGTTTCAGGTGTTGACGGAAGCGGGATTACTACCAGGAGCACTGGTGCGAAATCGGGATCTGCATTTTGTTTGCGATCGCGTCCCCCTGAAAGTTGAGCGAACAGATTTACCCTGGACCCAAACCTACCAGTCAGGGGAGATTATCACGATCCCGATCGCTCATGGGGAAGGCAGCTACTACGCCGATGCCAATACGCTGGCAGAGCTAGAAACCCATGGACAGGTGGTATTTCGCTATTGCACGGCAGATGGAAAAATAGATCCGTCGAGCAATCCCAACGGGTCACTGAACAATATTGCGGGTATCTGTAACCGCCAGGGCAATATCCTGGGCATGATGCCCCATCCAGAGCGTGCGTCTGATCCAGCGATCGGTGGAACGGATGGAATTCGCCTGTTCCAGGGATTACTAAAGGTTGCTGGAATCGTTGAGTAA
- a CDS encoding type II toxin-antitoxin system PemK/MazF family toxin, with amino-acid sequence MSSPVRGEVWLVDLGYVAKVRPCLVVSIPVLMQDRALATLVPHTTSPRGSRFEVDVKVRFLKPGAFDVQNLVTIPHAKLLRKLGELDSEQLSQVEDVLLFWLGFEDIDFDEES; translated from the coding sequence ATGAGTAGCCCTGTTCGTGGTGAAGTGTGGTTGGTGGATCTGGGCTATGTTGCAAAGGTTAGGCCATGTCTAGTGGTTAGCATTCCAGTTCTGATGCAAGATCGAGCTTTGGCAACACTGGTTCCTCACACGACAAGTCCAAGAGGTTCCCGCTTCGAGGTTGATGTGAAAGTAAGGTTTTTGAAACCGGGAGCCTTTGATGTTCAGAATCTCGTTACCATCCCCCATGCCAAACTGCTGAGGAAATTGGGTGAATTGGACTCAGAGCAGTTATCCCAGGTTGAAGATGTCTTGCTTTTCTGGCTGGGGTTCGAAGATATAGACTTTGATGAAGAGTCGTAA
- a CDS encoding helix-turn-helix domain-containing protein, giving the protein MAGVYKLEIAESVEDLKPLLRSQKSASDKERVQLLYLLKSEQAKTVQAAAELLGRHRVTVQEWLRLYRQGGLSSLLSHKRRLGRQHSIPQWAQDALNQRLQQAEGFNSYGEICQWLESQLGIVAPYKTVHQLVQYRLKASPKVARPISAQQSPEQVETYKKNSVRIWQC; this is encoded by the coding sequence ATGGCAGGGGTTTACAAACTGGAAATCGCTGAGAGTGTCGAAGACCTCAAGCCGTTGCTGCGATCTCAAAAGAGTGCGTCAGACAAAGAGCGAGTGCAGTTACTGTATCTGCTCAAAAGTGAGCAAGCCAAAACAGTGCAGGCCGCAGCAGAATTACTGGGACGGCATCGGGTCACGGTGCAAGAGTGGTTACGACTTTACCGCCAGGGAGGACTGAGCAGTTTGTTAAGCCACAAGCGTCGCCTTGGACGGCAGCATAGCATTCCTCAATGGGCACAGGATGCCTTGAACCAACGATTGCAGCAGGCAGAAGGGTTCAATAGTTACGGCGAGATTTGCCAGTGGTTAGAAAGCCAACTGGGCATTGTGGCCCCTTACAAAACCGTGCATCAGTTGGTGCAGTATCGCCTCAAAGCGTCTCCCAAAGTGGCTCGTCCCATCAGTGCCCAGCAATCACCTGAGCAGGTAGAAACCTATAAAAAAAACTCTGTGAGAATTTGGCAATGCTAG
- a CDS encoding IS1 family transposase (programmed frameshift), with translation MRCPNCGSDDIMKNGTTRRGKQNYKCRDCGRQFVENPQWKPREKDSTAMIDRLLLEKIPLGGIARGLKLSESWLQGYVNQCYEEVPRQVQVTPKPKGALTVQMDELWSFVDDKGNKQWVWLALDTRTREIVGCPIGDRSKDSALALGQSMPGVYRQCAVIYTDYWDAYKAVLPSNRHYAVGKETGLTSYIERFNNTLRQRVSRLVRKTLSFSKKLDNHIAAIWNFIHHYNEQIRLQLSNC, from the exons CTGCGATGCCCCAACTGTGGCTCTGACGACATCATGAAAAATGGCACGACCCGGCGAGGCAAACAAAACTACAAATGCCGTGATTGTGGTCGCCAATTTGTCGAAAATCCTCAGTGGAAACCTCGGGAAAAAGACAGCACTGCCATGATTGACCGTCTGCTGTTAGAGAAGATTCCCCTGG GCGGGATCGCCCGTGGGCTGAAGTTGTCAGAGTCCTGGCTACAAGGCTATGTCAACCAATGCTACGAGGAGGTGCCCCGTCAGGTGCAGGTGACCCCTAAGCCCAAGGGAGCCTTAACAGTGCAAATGGATGAATTGTGGTCGTTTGTTGATGATAAAGGCAACAAGCAGTGGGTGTGGTTAGCGCTCGATACGCGAACCCGCGAGATTGTGGGTTGCCCCATTGGGGATCGTTCAAAAGACTCTGCTTTAGCCTTGGGGCAATCGATGCCGGGGGTGTATCGGCAATGTGCGGTGATTTACACCGACTATTGGGATGCTTATAAGGCTGTCCTACCAAGTAACCGGCATTATGCCGTTGGCAAAGAAACGGGTTTGACTAGCTACATCGAACGATTCAACAATACCTTAAGGCAACGGGTATCTCGATTAGTGCGAAAGACCCTATCATTTTCCAAGAAATTGGATAATCATATCGCTGCGATTTGGAATTTCATCCATCACTATAACGAACAGATCCGTCTGCAATTATCCAACTGTTGA
- the istA gene encoding IS21 family transposase produces MKKQQGGLLPMAKFREMVRLHELGHNQSAIAQSCGVARSTVQDYIRRAVAKGLSYEQLSQMSDSQALELLGKGQRQVPIKTETINFAQVAVELQRKGVTLALLWQEGLDKGEWQLSYGGFCRRYNRWRAQQKLSMRQVYQGGEKLFVDYCGLTVPVTEADTGEVVEAQIFVACLGASNYTYAEATPTQALPHWIGAHQRTFACLGGVPRVVVPDNLKSGVTDPCRYEPGINRTYQELASHYGVAIIPARPKKPKDKAKVEKAVQEVERQILAPLRNQRFTSFAELNQAIALRLSALNERVMPSYGLSRQALFEQVDKPALRPLPMQEFVLGQWKRAKVNLDYHIEVEGHYYSVPYHLVHCPVEVKVRENLVEIFHEHQRMACHQRSRVRYRHTTLPPHMPPEHWAYKAQSKEAFLSWAERIGPQTQVQVHAIFESKEHEEQAFRTLKGVQRLVQQYGQDRLEAACHTANVLGMVGLQRLRSLLENHLEQESVCADIPSIAPVEHANLRGAQYFH; encoded by the coding sequence ATGAAAAAACAGCAAGGAGGATTACTGCCGATGGCCAAATTTCGAGAAATGGTGCGCTTGCACGAGTTAGGCCACAACCAGAGTGCGATTGCCCAAAGTTGCGGGGTCGCTCGTTCAACGGTGCAGGATTACATTCGGCGAGCCGTGGCAAAGGGCCTGAGCTATGAGCAATTAAGCCAGATGAGCGACAGCCAGGCGTTAGAGCTACTGGGCAAAGGCCAGCGGCAAGTGCCCATCAAAACTGAAACCATTAACTTTGCTCAAGTGGCGGTCGAGTTGCAACGCAAGGGCGTGACCTTGGCGCTGTTGTGGCAGGAAGGCTTGGACAAAGGGGAGTGGCAGTTGAGTTACGGGGGCTTCTGTCGGCGCTACAACCGCTGGCGAGCCCAGCAGAAGTTATCGATGCGGCAGGTATACCAAGGGGGCGAAAAGCTGTTTGTTGATTACTGCGGCTTGACGGTGCCAGTGACTGAGGCGGACACGGGCGAAGTCGTCGAGGCCCAAATCTTCGTGGCGTGTTTGGGTGCGAGTAACTACACCTATGCCGAAGCCACGCCTACCCAAGCGTTACCTCATTGGATTGGGGCGCATCAACGCACGTTTGCATGCTTGGGTGGAGTGCCGCGGGTTGTCGTGCCTGATAACCTCAAGTCCGGGGTCACAGATCCCTGTCGCTATGAACCTGGAATCAATCGTACTTATCAGGAGTTAGCGAGCCACTATGGTGTTGCCATCATCCCCGCCCGTCCGAAAAAGCCGAAGGACAAAGCCAAGGTGGAAAAAGCGGTGCAAGAGGTAGAACGGCAAATCTTGGCTCCGTTACGGAACCAACGCTTTACCAGTTTTGCCGAGTTGAACCAGGCCATTGCCCTACGTCTGAGCGCCCTCAACGAGCGGGTGATGCCCAGTTATGGCTTGTCGCGTCAAGCCTTGTTTGAGCAGGTAGACAAACCAGCCTTGCGGCCGCTGCCCATGCAGGAGTTTGTCTTGGGGCAATGGAAGCGGGCGAAGGTGAACCTGGATTATCACATTGAAGTCGAGGGGCATTACTACTCAGTGCCTTACCACCTGGTGCATTGTCCAGTCGAGGTCAAAGTGAGGGAGAACCTGGTGGAGATTTTTCACGAACATCAACGCATGGCCTGTCATCAACGTTCGCGGGTGCGCTACCGCCACACCACCCTACCGCCTCATATGCCACCGGAGCACTGGGCCTACAAAGCCCAATCGAAAGAGGCCTTTCTGAGTTGGGCAGAGCGTATTGGGCCCCAAACCCAAGTCCAGGTGCACGCCATCTTTGAGAGCAAGGAGCATGAAGAGCAAGCCTTTCGCACCCTCAAAGGAGTGCAGCGGTTAGTCCAGCAGTATGGCCAAGACCGCCTGGAAGCGGCTTGTCATACTGCCAATGTTTTGGGCATGGTCGGATTGCAACGACTCCGCTCGCTCCTGGAGAACCACTTGGAGCAAGAATCTGTTTGTGCAGACATTCCATCAATCGCCCCGGTTGAACATGCCAACCTCCGGGGTGCCCAGTACTTTCACTAA
- the istB gene encoding IS21-like element helper ATPase IstB, with translation MNPSTVEQLKALRLSGMLEAWSEQYTSSTYHDLGFDERFSLLVEREHHRRDQQRLQRRLKQAQLSTTAAVADIDFSVARGLVKSKFLELADGQWVQAHLNLIMVGPTGVGKTFLSSVLANRCCTLGQTVRYIRSADLIMELKLARADGSLPKLQRQFAAVNLLVLDDWLRDPLPLQEARDWLDLLDLRYRKASCLFATQLPVEDWHGQIADPTLADAILDRIVHDSLRLVLKGESMRKLTSKLHTHSQST, from the coding sequence ATGAATCCATCGACTGTTGAACAACTCAAAGCCTTGCGCTTAAGTGGGATGCTCGAAGCCTGGAGTGAGCAATACACCAGCAGCACCTACCATGATCTGGGATTCGATGAACGCTTCTCATTACTGGTCGAGCGCGAACATCACCGGCGGGACCAACAACGCCTCCAACGGCGGCTGAAGCAAGCCCAACTCTCCACCACCGCTGCGGTGGCTGATATTGATTTTTCAGTGGCTCGCGGGCTGGTCAAATCCAAGTTTCTCGAACTCGCCGATGGTCAATGGGTGCAAGCGCATCTCAACTTAATCATGGTCGGACCGACCGGTGTCGGCAAAACCTTTCTCTCCTCGGTACTGGCCAACCGTTGTTGTACCCTCGGACAAACGGTGCGCTACATCCGCAGTGCCGATTTGATTATGGAACTCAAACTTGCTCGCGCTGATGGTTCTTTGCCCAAGTTGCAACGTCAATTCGCGGCGGTCAATCTGCTCGTGCTTGATGACTGGTTGCGGGATCCACTGCCCCTGCAAGAGGCTCGTGACTGGTTAGACCTGCTCGATTTACGCTATCGCAAAGCCTCCTGTTTATTTGCCACGCAACTCCCGGTTGAAGACTGGCATGGCCAAATTGCCGACCCAACCTTGGCCGATGCCATCCTCGACCGCATTGTGCATGACTCGTTGCGACTGGTGCTCAAAGGAGAGTCGATGCGAAAGCTCACCAGCAAATTGCACACCCACTCCCAGTCCACTTAA